A single genomic interval of Deltaproteobacteria bacterium CG11_big_fil_rev_8_21_14_0_20_49_13 harbors:
- the lysS gene encoding lysine--tRNA ligase: MSDQYIEQRKEKVKGLRDKGLNPYPNGIYPGNTAQELNNLYGEKTKEELETSKTPDRSVSGRIMAIRLFGKAGFIKVQDRSGTFQIFVEKNSLSPEDYELFKNFFEVGDIGWFSGHIFRTRTNELTIHATTLKLVTKSTRLLPEKWHGLTDIEQRYRQRYVDLIVNPKVRETFVKRSQIIRSIRDFFVARDFLEVETPMMHPIPGGAMAKPFVTHHNTLDMDLYLRVAPELYLKRLVVGGMERVFEVNRNFRNEGISIQHNPEFTMLEFYMAYATYEDLIKLTEELIGSVAKSVCGSQRITYQGTEISFEPPFARFSMTDAVLKIGKVPPEVLTDREAALKFAETHGVKLKKLDEGVGAITEEIFEIMVEDKLIQPTFITDYPTEISPLSRRNEENPDVVDRFELFCFGREIANAFSELNDPEDQAGRFRAQAQLKSRGNDEAMYFDEDYINALEYGMPPTAGEGIGIDRLVMLLTDSSSIRDVILFPTLRPEAK; this comes from the coding sequence ATGTCCGACCAGTATATTGAGCAAAGAAAAGAGAAGGTGAAGGGACTCCGCGATAAGGGCCTTAACCCTTATCCAAACGGAATATATCCCGGTAACACCGCACAGGAACTAAACAATCTTTACGGAGAGAAGACAAAAGAAGAGCTTGAGACCTCTAAAACACCCGACCGTTCGGTCTCCGGAAGGATCATGGCCATTCGGTTGTTCGGCAAGGCAGGTTTTATAAAGGTTCAGGACAGGAGCGGAACGTTCCAGATTTTTGTCGAAAAAAACTCTCTTTCCCCGGAAGATTACGAACTGTTCAAGAACTTCTTTGAAGTGGGGGATATAGGCTGGTTCTCCGGACACATCTTTCGCACAAGGACGAACGAGCTTACCATTCACGCAACAACGCTAAAGCTCGTCACCAAGTCGACAAGGCTTCTTCCAGAAAAATGGCACGGACTTACCGACATTGAGCAGCGTTACCGCCAGCGTTATGTCGACCTTATAGTCAATCCCAAGGTGCGCGAGACCTTCGTTAAGAGGTCGCAGATAATCCGCTCAATTCGCGATTTTTTTGTGGCCCGCGACTTTTTAGAGGTCGAAACGCCGATGATGCATCCCATCCCCGGCGGCGCCATGGCAAAGCCGTTTGTCACCCATCACAACACCCTCGATATGGACCTTTATCTGCGCGTTGCCCCGGAGCTTTATTTGAAAAGACTCGTCGTGGGAGGCATGGAGCGCGTATTTGAGGTCAACCGAAACTTTAGAAACGAAGGCATCTCCATCCAGCACAACCCGGAGTTCACGATGCTCGAGTTCTACATGGCCTACGCCACATATGAGGATCTTATTAAACTTACCGAAGAGCTCATCGGTAGCGTTGCAAAGAGCGTTTGCGGATCGCAGCGCATCACCTATCAGGGGACAGAGATAAGCTTCGAGCCTCCGTTCGCAAGGTTCTCTATGACGGATGCCGTTCTGAAGATCGGCAAAGTTCCGCCCGAGGTCCTGACCGACAGAGAAGCGGCGCTGAAATTTGCCGAGACCCACGGGGTCAAACTTAAAAAGCTCGACGAAGGTGTGGGCGCAATAACCGAAGAAATATTCGAAATAATGGTCGAAGATAAATTGATCCAGCCAACGTTCATTACAGACTATCCAACGGAGATATCCCCGCTTTCCAGAAGGAACGAAGAGAACCCTGACGTTGTCGACAGGTTCGAACTCTTCTGCTTCGGCCGTGAGATAGCCAACGCCTTCTCCGAACTAAACGACCCGGAAGATCAGGCGGGACGCTTCCGCGCTCAGGCCCAGCTCAAATCGCGCGGGAACGACGAGGCTATGTACTTCGATGAGGATTATATCAACGCGCTCGAGTACGGCATGCCGCCAACGGCCGGAGAAGGCATTGGCATCGACCGGCTGGTGATGTTACTTACCGACTCCTCATCCATCAGGGACGTGATATTGTTCCCAACATTAAGACCGGAAGCGAAATAA
- the bamA gene encoding outer membrane protein assembly factor BamA — MELYMRRDIKHLILTFAFAFLFLNVTVGTAFAAGTVTAINVKGNFSVTPETILATIKTKRGMQYSRDRLQEDVKSLWALGQFRDIIIDRSDMGGGIVLTIIVVEKPIITKVDFKGNKKLKNDDLEKEVTIRNYRPLNGKDLAESITKMREAYAKKNYYLVNIDYRITPTQGNEAELTFDINEHDQAIVRKVEFIGNHAYRDKELRGKIKTKEKTSLSWMTGGGKYKEDQLEQDVMMLTFFYLQNGYIKIKVDSPKVAISKDRRYIFITFYVEEGKQYKIDDIQVEGDVLTTPEQLKSILSVEKGTVYNQRTVEEDMMKLISFYGESGYAFVNVRPDTDPNDETLTTPLIFRIEKGNRIMVERININGNTTTRDKVIRREMLVKESDIYNTRLIEESKQRLQQLGFFEEVNFATPRGSTDDKLVLNITVKEKPTGTFNVGAGFSTAENFIISASIAKENFFGYGIGGQLSAELSGKRQQFMLDYRDPYFLDTQWMLSASVYRTLYRYDDFARKSYGGSFSIGHRIFEHSSVSLGYQLESVRVDDFSYIVPAFFKEDASGVTSEAILTVARDTRDNRIFPTKGMYHMIESEVSGSKLGGDNDFYRISGNSRFYYPLFWGIVAKANAKIGYVESLNNGPVPLFERYFTGGVYSLRGFMPRSIGPKLQIPSSPSGTDSEFVYGGNKLLLFNGELEFPIYMPAGIRWVFFLDAGNAFAEQQNYSLTNIRTDWGLGLRWNSPIGPLRFEWGIPFSRQPGEDPVVFNFTIGSLF; from the coding sequence ATGGAACTTTACATGCGGCGTGACATAAAACATTTAATTTTAACCTTTGCCTTTGCATTCTTATTTTTGAACGTGACCGTTGGTACGGCGTTCGCTGCAGGTACGGTCACGGCTATCAATGTAAAAGGCAACTTTTCCGTCACCCCAGAAACCATTCTTGCGACCATCAAGACCAAAAGGGGGATGCAATATTCCAGAGACAGACTTCAGGAAGATGTAAAGTCCCTTTGGGCGCTTGGCCAGTTCAGGGATATTATCATTGATAGATCGGATATGGGCGGCGGAATTGTTCTTACGATAATCGTTGTTGAAAAGCCCATCATTACAAAGGTGGATTTCAAGGGTAACAAAAAGCTCAAGAACGACGACCTTGAAAAAGAAGTGACTATAAGGAACTACAGGCCTCTCAATGGAAAGGATCTGGCGGAATCTATCACCAAGATGCGCGAGGCCTATGCCAAAAAGAACTACTATCTTGTAAATATCGATTATCGTATCACGCCTACGCAAGGCAACGAAGCCGAGCTCACCTTCGATATCAATGAACACGATCAGGCGATAGTTCGCAAGGTGGAGTTCATAGGTAATCACGCGTATAGAGATAAAGAGCTAAGAGGCAAGATAAAGACCAAGGAAAAAACGTCCCTCTCATGGATGACGGGGGGCGGTAAATATAAGGAAGATCAGCTCGAGCAGGATGTGATGATGCTCACGTTCTTCTACCTGCAGAACGGTTATATAAAGATAAAGGTCGATAGCCCCAAGGTGGCCATCAGCAAGGACAGGCGTTACATATTCATCACCTTCTACGTGGAAGAGGGGAAGCAGTACAAGATAGACGATATACAGGTTGAGGGAGATGTTCTTACCACGCCGGAACAGCTAAAATCCATCCTCTCCGTAGAGAAGGGCACGGTCTACAACCAGCGGACGGTCGAGGAGGATATGATGAAGCTCATCAGCTTCTACGGCGAGTCCGGTTATGCATTCGTCAACGTCCGCCCCGATACCGATCCCAACGACGAGACCCTCACAACCCCTCTTATCTTCAGGATAGAGAAGGGGAACCGGATAATGGTCGAAAGGATCAATATAAACGGTAACACGACCACCCGCGACAAGGTAATAAGACGCGAGATGCTCGTTAAAGAGAGCGACATATACAATACGCGCCTCATAGAGGAGAGCAAACAGCGTCTTCAGCAACTCGGCTTCTTTGAAGAGGTCAACTTTGCGACCCCGCGCGGTAGCACAGATGATAAACTGGTCCTTAATATCACGGTTAAAGAAAAGCCGACCGGAACTTTCAACGTTGGCGCCGGATTCTCGACCGCAGAGAATTTCATCATATCGGCATCCATCGCCAAGGAGAACTTTTTCGGCTACGGTATCGGCGGCCAGCTCTCTGCGGAACTTTCGGGAAAACGTCAGCAGTTCATGCTGGATTACCGCGACCCATATTTTCTGGACACGCAGTGGATGCTCTCTGCAAGCGTTTATCGAACACTTTACAGATACGACGATTTCGCCAGAAAGTCCTACGGCGGTTCATTCTCTATCGGTCACAGGATATTCGAACATTCGTCCGTCAGCCTTGGATATCAGCTTGAAAGCGTAAGGGTCGATGATTTCAGTTACATCGTTCCGGCATTCTTTAAAGAGGATGCGAGCGGCGTTACCTCGGAGGCTATCCTGACCGTTGCCAGAGATACGCGTGACAACAGGATTTTCCCGACCAAGGGTATGTATCACATGATCGAGAGCGAGGTCTCCGGAAGCAAGCTGGGCGGAGACAACGACTTCTATCGTATCAGCGGCAACTCAAGGTTCTATTATCCGCTATTCTGGGGGATCGTTGCAAAGGCCAATGCCAAGATAGGCTATGTTGAGAGCCTCAACAACGGTCCGGTCCCTCTGTTTGAACGTTATTTCACCGGCGGTGTCTATTCATTGCGCGGATTCATGCCGAGGTCAATAGGCCCTAAATTGCAGATACCAAGCTCACCCTCGGGCACCGACAGCGAATTCGTTTATGGTGGAAACAAACTCCTGCTTTTCAACGGAGAGCTTGAGTTCCCCATATATATGCCGGCCGGCATAAGATGGGTCTTTTTCCTCGATGCGGGTAACGCCTTTGCCGAGCAACAGAATTATTCCCTGACGAACATCCGCACAGATTGGGGTTTGGGACTTCGCTGGAACTCTCCAATTGGCCCTTTACGCTTTGAATGGGGTATTCCGTTCTCAAGACAGCCGGGTGAGGACCCTGTAGTATTTAACTTTACAATTGGCTCGCTATTTTGA